The nucleotide window ACGACTATCTCCGACTCCTCTACGCCCGCGTCGGCACCCCCCACTGTCCCGACTGTGGCCGCGAGGTCGGCGAGCAGTCGGCTCAGAACATGGTCGAGCGCATCCTCGAGTTACCCGAGGGCACCAAAGCCAAACTCGCCGCCCCCGTCGTTCGCGATCAGAAAGGCGCGTTCGAAGACCTCTTCGGAGAACTCGTCTCGGAGGGCTACGCCCGCGTCGAGATCGACGGCGAGGAACACGACCTGACGCTCGACGACCCGGAGTTAGACGAGAACTTCGATCACACGATCGACGTCATCGTCGACCGCGTGAAAGTCAGCGTCGAGGATCGCCCACGGATCATCGATAGCGTCGAGACGGCACTCGAGGAGGCAGAGGGAGTCCTGAAGGTCATCCTGCCGGACGCTTCCGAAGAGATCGCCGCGGACCTGGGTGAGGAATCCCGCCAGACGGGCGCGCTGGGCGACGAGACTGACGACGACGACGACCGCTTCGTCGTCGAGTTCTCGAAGGATCTCGCGTGTACCCACTGCGGGATCGACGTCCCCGAGATCGAGACGCGCTCGTTCTCGTTTAATTCGCCCCACGGTGCCTGTCCGGAGTGTGAGGGCTTAGGCGAAACCAAGGAAGTCGACGAGGACCTCGTCATTCAAGACGAATCCAAACCGCTCAAACACGTCTTCGAACCCTGGAGCTACAACCGGTCGTACTACCAGACCCGGCTCGATGCCGTCGCAGCACATTTCGACGTCTCGCTATCGACGCCGTTCGAGGAACTCGACGAGGAGATCCAGCAGGCGTTTCTCTACGGCACCAGCGATCAGGTGCTGTTCAAACGCCAGACCAAAAACGGCACTCGACGCAAGAAAAAGCGCTTCGAGGGCGTGATCCCGAACTTAGAGCGACGCTACCTCGAGACCGACTCCGACTCGACGCGCGAACACATCGAGGATTACATGTCGGTCACGGAGTGTCCGGCCTGTGACGGCACTCGCCTCAAACCCGCGAGTCGGGCCGTGCTGGTCGACGACACGTCAATCACCGAGATCAACGCGATGAGCATCGGCGACGCCCTCGCACACTTCGAGTCGATGGAAGCCGACCTCACCGAGCGCGAGAAGGTGATCGCCGAGGAGATTTTAAAGGAGATCCGCGCCCGACTCGGCTTCATGTGCGAGGTCGGCCTCGAGTACCTCACGCTCGACCGAGAGGCGTCGACGCTGTCGGGCGGCGAGAGCCAGCGCATCCGGCTGGCGACGCAGATTGGCTCCGGGCTCGTGGGCGTGCTCTACGTGCTCGACGAGCCCTCGATCGGGCTCCACCAGCGGGACAACGACCGACTGCTGGATACGCTCCACGAACTGCGCGACCTCGGGAACACCCTGATCGTCGTCGAACACGACGAAGAGACGATGCGACGGGCGGACACCGTAATCGACATGGGTCCCGGGCCGGGCAAACGCGGCGGCGAGGTCGTCGTCAACGGCTCCGTCGAGGAGGTCAAAACCTGCGAGGAGTCGATCACCGGCGACTACCTCTCCGGGCGCAAGCAGATCCCCGTCCCCGACGAGCGCCGCGATCCCGAGGGGGCGCTGACGATTCGCGGCGCACGCCAGCACAACTTAGACGACGTCGACGTCGACATCCCACTTGGCTGCTTTACCGCGATCACGGGCGTCTCCGGCTCCGGGAAATCGACGCTGATGCACGAGGTGCTCTACAAGGGCCTCGCTCGCGAGATGAACGACAACACGAGCGTCATTCCGGGCGACCACGACGGCCTCGAGGGCCTCGAGGAGATCGAAACGGTTCGCCTGATCGACCAGTCGCCGATCGGCCGCACACCCCGGTCGAACCCCGCGACGTACACGAACGTCTTCGACTACGTCCGCGAACTGTTCGCCGAGACGAAACTCGCCAAACAGCGCGGCTACGAGAAGGGGCGGTTCTCCTTTAACGTCAAAGGCGGCCGCTGCGAGGAGTGTGGCGGGCAAGGAACGGTCAAGATCGAGATGAACTTCCTTTCCGACGTCTACGTCCCCTGTGAGGAGTGCGACGGCGCACGCTACAACGACGCCACGCTCGACGTCACCTACAAGGGCAAAACGATCGCCGACGTGCTGGACATGGAAGTCGAAGAGGCCTACGAGTTCTTCGAGTCCTCGAGTCAGATCCGACGGCGGCTCCAACTGCTGAAAGACGTCGGGCTGGGCTACATGACGCTGGGTCAGCCCTCGACGACCCTCTCCGGCGGCGAGGCCCAGCGGATCAAACTCGCCGAGGAACTCGGGAAGAAGGATTCGGGCGAGACGCTCTACTTGCTCGACGAGCCGACGACGGGACTCCATCACGAAGACGAGCGCAAACTGATCGACGTCCTCCACCGGCTGACCGACAACGGCAACACCATCGTCGTCATCGAACACGAACTCGACCTCGTCAAAAACGCCGACCACGTCATCGACCTCGGTCCCGAAGGCGGCGAAAACGGCGGCGAAATCGTCGCGACCGGCACGCCCGAGGACGTCGCCCGCCTCGAGGACTCACACACTGGCCGCTACCTGCGTGATCTGTTGCCGAAGGTGGATCTCGAGGGGCCACGCGGCGAACGCGTCGAGCCCGTGACGGCACCGATGGACGACGACTGAGCAGCGCTCGGCGCGCGTTTCAGCTCACTGCCGACCGTCGGTATCCAGCGAGTGCGTTCTCGACTCGTTGATGAGCATCGGTACGAGCACCCCGACCCCGATGAGGATCGCCAATCGAACGACCGGATTCCCCGTGAGGTCCAGTGAAACGTACCAGAGAAGGAGGCCGAGCCCCGCAAACGCCGTCGTGGTTCGTGTGTCTTTCTCACTCATAGACGTTCTCTTACCCTCGGTCGCTAATAACGTCGTGGGCTACACTGGACAACCGCCGTTCGAGACGGCAGGCGTGCCGTCGGTTATGAGTCGGGTCGCGTCTCGAGTCGGATTGTCGACCGTGCGGGCGGCGATCCGAACCGTTAACGGCGGCTGCCGGTCAACCCCAACCCAATGACCAGCGGAACGCGAATCGTTCGTCGCGGACTCGCCGGTGGCGGCCTCGTGACTCTCCTGCTTGCGGCCAGCTTTCTCGTCCTTGGTGAGTCGACACAGCTGACGACGGTGGTGCTGGTGGCGTGGCTCGTCGTCGTCGGTGCGGCGATGCTTGCCGCCGGCACCCGAGAGCGCGTGACAGTCGGCTCGAGGACGCTCGAGTGGCCCCGCGTCGCCGCAGTCGCGATCACGATGCTCGCGGTCGGCTGGGCCACCATCAGCGCCGTGAGCCTGCTCGAGGGCGACGGGATCACCGGGCTCGGAACGCTCGAGGCCGTCGTCACCGTGTTCGTGGTCGGCTACTTCGCGTGGTTCGCCCGCGAGTGCTGGGTCGGCGGCGCGCTGCTCGACGACGAGACGTTCGCCGTCGACTGAGTCTGTCCTTACGTCGAGACCGGCCATACAGCCAAGTCGACTGCGAGCCAAGTGATAGCTATGCAAGAGGATACCAGTCACGATGAGATCGAGGAGTCGGCGCCGGAACCGATCGCGGAGGATCCGACGGACTCGTTCGACCTCGAGCATCCGGAACACGTCGAGGTTGGCGTCACCCGCGGCGAGACCGACCTCGAGTTCGGGCCGCCGCGGGACTATCCGGACCGGGCGGACGTCTCGGTTCGGCCCGAAGACGACGGGGGCCATCGACTCGTAATGAGCATCGACGCGATGGCCGGCGACCACGGAACGGGACACGCAGACGTCACGCTGACACCGGCAGAGGCTCGAGCGCTTCGAGACCAACTCGACGAAACCGTCCGCTGGATGACCGAAGACGACGCCGAACCGACAGCATCGGACGACGACGCGCGCTGAGTTACGCTGGGCTCGGCGTCTCCACGCGAGAGAGGTACGACGCCAGATCCGACGTGGTGAGCATCCCGATGACGCCCTCGTCTTCGTCGACGACGGGGGTGTGGTGGAAGCCGTGTTCGACCATCACGTCCGCAGCGTCGCGGATGTCGTCCTGTGCGGTGACCGTAATTACGTCTCGGGTCATGTACGCCGATACCGGCGTCCGGTCTTTGGGTTTGCGTTCGGCGACGATCTGTACGAAGTCCGTCGTCGTCAGAATGCCCTTGAGTCGGTTGTCTTCGTCGACGATCATCACCGAGCCGATATCCTCCTCGAGCATCAGTTTCCCGGCGTCCTCGACGAGCGTCTCCGGCGTGACCGTATGTACGTCTGAGGACATGACTCGCGCAACGAAAATGTCGTCCATATACGATTGTTCCCATGGGTCGTGATAAGGATTGGCAAATCGGCAGCGACAGCGAAACGACGACCCGCATCGGCGAGTCGAGCGAGACGCGACCTCGAGTTCGGCCCTCGTCGCGCCGCAGGTTTAAATACGAACTCGGCCATACAGAGGGACAGATCAACTGATGGCGTCCCCGCCGTTCCCGCTCGAGGGCACGTGCAAACTCCTCCCCGAGCCCGTCCCGAGCGACGCGTTGTTCGATCGTCTGGCCACGGAGTACGCCGCCCTCGCCGACGAGTACGGCCCCCGGAACGTCCTCGTCCTGAAACGACATCCGGCGGGCCTCGAGTCGCTGACTGACGCCCTGACTGGCGTCGACGCGACGACCGACTCGCCGCGATCACCGCGCGTCGAGTCGCTGCCGGAGCACGCCTCGAAAGTGCTCGAGGAGTACGACCCGACGCTCGATCGCCTCGAGTACGAGGAGCGTATCGAACTCATCTCGCTGGTGATCGACGGCGCTAGCCGTGACGTACCGGACTACCTCGAGCGCGCGGCGAGTCACGAGAGCTTCGCCCGCGACGTCGGGCAACTGCTGCTCGAAGCGACCCGACAGCGGCTTCGGCTCGACGAGTTCGACGCCGCCCCCCACGACTGTCTGGCGTTTCTCTACGCGATGAACGATCGCTTCCACGCGGAACTCGACGACCGCGGATACGTCGAACGGGCGGACGTGATCCCACAGGCCGTCGACCTGCTCGAGTCGGATACGGACGGCCTGCGCGGCCGAATCGGCGATTCGATCGACGCCGTCCTCGCCGTCGAGTTCGAGGAGTACCGACGGCTCGATCGGCGCTATCTCGCGGCGCTCACCCGTGAGACGGACCTCGTCTGTCTCGGTGAGCACCACGCCAGCGTCGAGCGGACACGCGTCGAACCCGGTCGCATCGAGGATCACGTCGGCGACGGTCTCGAGATCGAGCACCTCGATGCGCTCGCGGAGACAGACGATGGAGACCCACCACACCGAGCGATAACGCGATTTCTGGCTACGGGGGACACGCCCGCGTCGGACACGGCGAACCAGCCGTCCGGACGGACACGCCGAATCCGGGCTCGAACCGCCCGCGAACAGGTCAAACGCGTCGCCACCGAAATTCAAGCGCTTCGCGACCGCCACGACTGGCGATACGACGACTTCGCCATCGCGGTGCCGCGGATCGAGCGGGTGCCAGAGACGCGATCTCAACTCCGTGAAGCCGGCGTGCCGACGGCGACGATCGGCACGCCCTCGCTCGCTGAGGACCCCGCCGTCAACGAACTATATGCGTTCGTCACGTTGCAGTGTGACCTCGAGCGAGGCGGTGATCGGCTCGATCGACTCGTCGCCGACGACGCTCGCACGGCGGACGATCCCCGTACGGTCGCGATCGAGCGCCTTCGGGCTCGCGTCGACGACTTCTCGCCCGAGCTGCTCGCGTCGTGTGCCGGCTCGAGCGTCTCTCGGTCGCTCGAGCGCTGGCTCCATCGTGCGGATCTGAAGGGGCGAATCGCCCGCGAGGAGACGTGGGTCGACGCGCGCGAACAGTACGAAGGCGTTCGTCGCGTGCTCGAGATCGCCCGGTTCGTCGAAGAGACGGATCTCGTCGGCCCGGACTGGCAGGGGTTGCGACGGATGCTCCGGCGGACGATCCAGTACGACGCCCCCTACGTCCACGCGGTCGAGACCCAGTCGCCGACCGGCGGCGTCGCGGTCTGTGCCGTCGACGACCTGAAATACGACTCGCGGGAAGCCGTCTTCCTGCTCGATCTGATCGACGACAACTACCCCGGCGAGCAGTTTCTCACGCAGCTGTTCCCGACGGCGTGGCTGCGCGAAATGCCGTCGTATCCGGCCGTCACCGATCCCGCTCCCGCCGAACTGACGGCGACGTTCGACACCGTCGCGCCCGACGGCGTCGGCGACCCGTTCGAAACGTACCACGCCCACCGGTCCCGGCGACGGCTCGCTCTCGCATCCCGGGCCGCCCGAACGCGCCTCTACTGTTGTTCGTACGAACGCGGCTCCGGCGGTCTCCGGCGAACGTACGACGAGTCGCGCTACCTGCACCTGCTCGACGCGACACCCGGCCTCGAGCTCGCGGCCGTCGACGACGAACCGACGGCGGCGATCCACGGCGAGACAAACGCTCTCGAGGCGCTGCTCGCCCATCCCCACGGCGAACTCGAGCGAATCCTGCGGGAGGCGAGTACGGGCGGCGAGGCCGACCTCGGGACGACCGAAGAGCTGTTCGAGGAGATCGCAGTCGTCCTCGAGGAGGGCGACATCGACGACGAACTCGCCGAGGCGGTTCGCTCGCAGTTCGAGTTCGCCGCGGGAGAGGTGGTTCGGAATGACTGAGCACGCACGCGACGACGAGACGGACGCGACGAAACTGACGGTCGACGGCCTCGAGACGTACCTGCACTGTCCGCGCCAGTACGAGTTCGCCCACGACCACGGCCTCGCCGGCAGCGACGACGACACGACGATCGACGACCGCGTTGCCCTCCTTCGGGCGGCGATCTGTGACGGGCTTCGGGATGGTGAGACCGACCACGGGGTCCTCGTCGACGCCATGCAGGACCGGCTCGAGGCGCTGTGGGCCGACCACGACGAGCCGTTTCACTCGCTGGCCCAGCGTCGCCACGAGCGACGGGTGCTCGAGGCAACGCTCGAGGCGTACGTCGACCGCGTCGGCGTCGACCACGCGAGTGGTATCGAGACGTTGACGGCGGAGACCGACCGCAGGGCGCTGGTCGGCCCGGAAATCGAACTCTCGAGTACGGTGTCGGTCCCCGGGCCGGACGGGAGCGACGAGACGCGAGTTTCGATCGAGTCGACCGTCGACTACGTCTACGCCGATGGCTCCGCGGTCGTCGGCGTCCGGTTCGTTCCGACGCTCAGATCGCTCGGCCTGCTCCGCTACCGATCGGACTGGGAAGGAGCCGTCGCCGAGCAGTTCACCGACCACTTCGACCCCGAGACGGACGTCTTCGAACCGGCATTCGTGGGCGCGCTCTTCGAAACGGCCGTCATCGTCGGTGGCCTCCGGGCCCGCTGTGAGCAACTGGGACTCGAGGACCGAACCTGCCGGTACATCCAGGTGCCGCTGGCTGACCGCTCGCGGACGGCCGTTAATTGGGCCAGCGAAACCGTCGAAACGAGCCTCGAGGAGGTAGATTTGACCGACGCCTACATCGACCACCACACGTTTGGCATGACACACGAACACCGCAACCGAACCGTCGACGACCGGCTGGCGACTGTTGCCAGCCAGCTGGCCGCGGGCGAATTCGAGCCGACTGATCGCTGGGACGAGATTGCGAGCGACGTCTGTCCGAACTGTGAGTACAGCGTCTGCTGTCAGGAGTACATCGCTCAGGAGGTCCGATTCGATGGGTGAACGCCGGCCAGCTGCCGTCGACGAACCGAAAGGGAACCAGCAGGCCGTCATCGACAGCCGAGCGGCCTGTACCTCCGTCGACGCCGGCGCGGGGACGGGCAAGACGACGACGATGCTGCTGCGGATCGAGCGGGCGATCGACCGGGGCGACATCGACCCCGACGACGTCCTCGTACTGACGTTCGCGAACGAGGCCGCCAGCAGTATCCGCGATGCGGTCGCCGAGCGCCTCGATCCCGAGGCCGCAGCGGCGATCGACGTCTACACCTATCACTCGTTTTGTTACCGGCTGGTCCGCGAGTACGCCTACTACCTCGGCTACTCCCCCGAGTTCGACGTGATCACAGAACGCAAACGGCGGCGGATCGTCGGCCGACTGCTCGCCGGCAACGACTACGACTTCGCGGCCGCGTCGGTACGCGGCGACGGCTCGCCCGAGGAGCTTGCAGCCGACGTCGACCGGTTCATCCAGTCGATGAGTCAGGAGGACATCACGCCCGACCAGCTCCGAGCCGCGCTGCCGGCCGTCCGCACCCTCGAGCTCTGTAACCAGTTCGTGCTCTGGCTCGAACGCCGGGCGCGAGCCGACCTCTCGTTCGACAACGAGGCGCTTCGCTACTTCAACAGCGACGACCACCTCGAGGCGGCCCGGGAGTCGCTGGTCGGCTACGGCAAACTTCTCGAGTACTGTCGTGAGCAGATCGCGGAGGCCCCGGCGGCGTTCCGCGAGGACGACGTCGTCCGTGACGTCGATCGATACCTCCGGGTGTTACAGGACTGTGTGACGACCACGATCGACGTGCTCGACCTCGAGGACCCGACGACGAAACAGCTGCCGCGGGCGCTGTTCGGCAACGAGATCTGGCGGACAGCGACCGAACGGATCGAGCAGAGCCCGTTCGGGCGGTTGAAACACTACATCGAGTTCCTGCGACTCGCGCGCCACTACACCGACGTCTACGCCGACTACCACGACCACCTCGAGCGCGAACGAACGCTGGATTTCGACGAACTGGTGCGAACGGCGACGGAACTGCTCGACGACCCCGAAATCGCCGCCGAAATCACGAGCCAGTGGACGCAGGTCTACTGCGACGAGTTCCAGGATACCGACGAGACGCAGTTCGCGCTCATCACCGAACTGACGGACGGTCCCGACAGACCCGACTTACTAGCAATTGGTGACAAAGATCAAGCAATTTACGGCTGGCGGGGCACCGACCGGGAAGGGCTCGACAGACTCGCCGACGCGTACGACGACCACGAGGCGATCGAACTCGAGCTCAACTTCCGCTCGCGCCAGGAGATCCTCGATCTGACGAATCACTGTGAGTACGGCCCCCAGTCGACGAAGACGCTCCGCGAGGACGGGCGCACACCCGGAGAGTACGCGACCGACGACGAGGAAAGCGACCGCACAAACGGGCCGCCGGACCGCGTCGTCAAGATCGAAAGCGACGAGATCGACCGCTCGACGGCCGAACAGGTCGCAACGACCGTCTCGCGGCTCCTGAACGACGACGCAGAAAATATCCCCCAGCGCACGCTCGAGGACATCGCGGTCATCGTGCGGACGAACCGCCATGCACAGGCGGTCGCCGACGAACTGCGAGACCGACAGATCCCCTACGAGATTTCGGGCACCCCACGCGGCGAAATCCAGCCGGGAATCCGGACGCTGCTGTCGTATCTGCGCGTGCTCGTCGATTCGGACGCCGATGCCCATCTCCGCCGCGTGTTGCTCTACCGGTACCGCCTCTCCGAGAGCGACCTCGCGACGCTGCAGGGCCAGACCGGATCGCTGTACGATGCCGTGATGACGATCGATTCAGCGACCCTCGAGTCTCCCGACCGCCTCGTGCGAGCGCGCTCGCACCTCCAGACACTTTCGACGTATCGGGACGTCTACCCGCTGTCGGGCTTTTTCAGCCGGTTTCGTGAACTGACGCGGCTCGAGTGGTTCCTCACAGCGGCGGAACGAGACGAACTCGAGCGCGTCGAGCGCTTCGTCGAGGCGTACACCGCCGACTCGGTGATTCAGACGCTGACGCCACGCTTTGTCGACGCGCTGGAGGGCACGCTCGAGGGGACCGGCACCGACCGAACGCGGGGGACGCAGTCGACCGATTCGGTCGACGTGATGACCGTCCACCAGGCCAAAGGCCTCGAATTCGACACTGTCCTCGTGCCCTACCTCTCCGACGAGGAGTGGTGTGTCGAACGTGATTACGCCGAGCGGGCCCAGTACCGGCTGCTCGCGGCGGCACTCGACGACGAGACCGACTCGCCGCTGTGTGCCGACCTCGCGACCGAGACCGTCGGCGAGGAGTGGCGCGTGTTGCACGTCGCGCTCACCCGCGCCGAGAACCACCTGTTCGTCTTCGGTTCCGAGTACGACTACGACGGCGAGGAGGGCGAACTCGCGGCGTCGACCGCCGAGGCGTGTCTGGCGAGCGAAATCGAGTGGTCGGTCACCGGCGAACGGATGAACCTCTGGGCATCGCTGCGGGCGAGCTTCGAACGTGTCCGGGAGACGTATCCCGCTACCGTCATCGACCGAACCGACGAACTCGCGCTGTCGGCCAGCCGCAACCCCGGGACGATCACCTACTATGCCGGCTACGACGACCGCCGGCACGAACCCCTCGAGACGCGCGAGGCGATTCGGACGGTCCATCGGCTGGGTCGCTTGCTCCGCAAAGGGGCGTTGCTACCGGCAGCCGACGCGGCGAGTCACGGTCGCCTCGAGCGCGAAACCGAGGGAGTGACGCAGTCGGTGCCGAGCGGTCGCCGGGCATCCGCGCTGACGACCGAGACGGTTCGGTTCCCCGTCGAGACGCTCTCGAACGCGACCGAGCTGCCGGTCGCAATGCGCCACAGCTACACGGCGATGGAGACCCACGACACCTGTCCGCGAAAGCACTACCTCGACCACGTCGTGCGGGCAACCGACGATCCGCTGGCGTCGCTCCCCGACGCCGACCCAGTCGGCAAGACGGGCTCGCGGCTCGTCGGCACGCTCTTCCACGACATCGCCGAGGAGGCGTTCTACCGGGAGTATCGAACCATAGCGGAGTGGCGAACGGCCGCCATCCGACAGCTGACCGCGCGTGATCTACTCGAGCACCGCGAAGCCGTGTTAGCCTGCATCAGACGCTACTTCGAGGCGAGTGCGTCCGCGTTCGATGCACCGGTCGCCGACTGGGAGCAGGTCGCCGCGGAACTCCCCTTCACGCTCGAGGACATCGACGGCGTCACCGGCAGCCTCGTGGGCTACATCGACTCGATCCGGCGAACGCCGGACGGTGACCTCGCCGTCCTCGACTACAAGGCGACGGCCGAGCGGATCGACCCCGCCGACGCGACACAGTTAGCGCTGTACGCCCGCGCCTGCGAGCAGCGCTTCGACGAGCCACTCTCGGTCGTCGGCTACGTCTACGTCGGCGACGTCGACGGGCCGCGCGTCGACCTCATCCACCCCGACGACCTCCCGCCGTGGTCGGTCGTCCGCGAGACGCTTACCGCAGTCGACGACCCCTCGCTCGAGGAGACGACGCCGGGCGAGCACTGTCAGTACTGTCCGCATCGGTCGCTGGGCTGTGCGCCCGAGGAGTACACGAACGCGGGCGGCGCGCCCGACGACGTGGACGCCCGCCTGCAGCCGAGCGAGTGACTGACCGCGGCGCACTCGGGCGTGCCGCGCTGGGCCGAGCGAACACCCTTATCCTACCGCGGGCGAACGCTGAGATATGCGCGAGACGACGCTGTGTTTTCCGATGCGGGAGAGAAGCGACGATGGGACGGAGGTGCTCTTGATCGAGAAGCGACGTGGCCTCGGTGAAGGGTGGTACAACGGCCCCGGCGGGAAACTCGAGGCCGGCGAAACCCCGCGCGAGTGTGCCGTCCGGGAGACCCGCGAAGAGGTCGGTCTCGAGGTCGAACCCGGTGCGCTCGAGAAGGCGGGCGAACTCACCTTTCTGCTCGACGGCGAGGCACACACGTTCTGTCACGTCTACCGCACGCGGTCGTTTACTGGCGAGCCAACCACCTCGGACGAGGCGTATCCCGAGTGGGTCGCGGTCGACGACGTGCCCTACGAGCAGATGTGGGACGACGACCACCTCTGGCTTCCGGGCGTCCTCGAGGGAAAGACCGTCGCCGGCGAGTTTCGATTCGAGGGCGGGAAACCGCTGGACAAGGCCGAATTCGTCGGGCACGATCTCGAGTGGGGTGTCTCGTTTGCAGCCGGTCAAAAATAGAAGAAATGGTTATAAATAATATTATTCTCTACAGTAGTGTCAACTAATGGTAGACATGTTCGAAATGATGAGTGGGATACTCAATGCACTCACATATATCGGAGCCGTTGGTGGCCTCATGTATATTGCTGACCGAATGGGGATATCGCTCCGCATTTCGGACGAAAAGTAGTGTATCAGAACAGACTGCTGTCGAAGCGTTGGTCGACAAATCGAAGCGTGAAAACGTTGGTCGAACGCCGAGTTAGGGTTTGAGCACGACTTTGCCGGAGCTCTTGCGATCCTCGATGTACTGGTGGGCCTCGGCTGCGTCCTCGAGTGCGAACGACTCGCCGACGATGACCTCGAGGTCGCCGGTCGTCAGCCCCTCGGTGAGTTCGGGGACGGCCTTCATGATCCGACTCGGGTCGTGGGTGGCGGCCTGACCGAGGTGGAAGCCTGAAACGGTCTTGTTCTCGAACAGGAGGCGGCGATTTTCGGCTGCGGCTGGAACGCCGCTGGCGACGCCGTAGGTGACCATGCGGCCGAAATGGGCCATCGCGTCGAGGCTGCGTTCGAAGACGTCATCACCGACGCTCTCCAAGACGAGGTCGACGCCCTCGCCGTCCGTTTCGTCGTCGACGACCTCGCGGAAGTCGGTCTCGGTGTAGTTGATCGGATGGTCGCAGCCCAACTCGGCGGCGAGGTCGAGCTTTTCCTGGGTGCTCGCGGTGCCGAAGACCTCCGCGCCGTGGTTCGAGGCGAGCTGGACCGCGGCCGTTCCGACCCCGCCCGCGGCGGCCTGGATCAGGACCGATTCGCCTTCCTCGAGGCCGCCCCACTCGAACAGACAGCTGTGGGCGGTGAGAAACTGGACGGGGAAGCCGGCGGCTTCCTCGAAGCGCATCCCCTCCGGAATCGGGAAGAGCATCTGGGCGTTCGCGGTCGCGTACTCGGCGTAGCCGCCGCCGTTGAGCATCGCGACGACGCGGTCACCTTCGTCCAGGTCGACGTCCTCTCCAGTCACGTCGATCGTGCCCGCAGCCTCCATGCCGGGGACGTATGGCGCGTCGGGACCGCCGGGATAGACGCCGCGGCGTTGCATGATATCCGCGAAGTTGATTCCCGCCGCTTCGACCTCGAGGCGGACCTCGCCGGCCCCCGGTTCCGGCAGGTCGGCGTCGACGACTTCGAGTTGATCGCTGTTGCCGTAGTCGGCTACCTGGATCGCTTTCATGCCCAGTTCTGTGTGATACACCTGCATAAAGCTCCGAGAACCGGAGTGAACGGACGGGCCGTTGCTCGCCCCGTTTTCAGGGTGGATCTGCCTTCGCATGGTTTAAGCCCGCGCTGACTGCATATCGACACAATGAGCGACGAGAGTCAAGA belongs to Natronorubrum aibiense and includes:
- a CDS encoding PD-(D/E)XK nuclease family protein, whose translation is MTEHARDDETDATKLTVDGLETYLHCPRQYEFAHDHGLAGSDDDTTIDDRVALLRAAICDGLRDGETDHGVLVDAMQDRLEALWADHDEPFHSLAQRRHERRVLEATLEAYVDRVGVDHASGIETLTAETDRRALVGPEIELSSTVSVPGPDGSDETRVSIESTVDYVYADGSAVVGVRFVPTLRSLGLLRYRSDWEGAVAEQFTDHFDPETDVFEPAFVGALFETAVIVGGLRARCEQLGLEDRTCRYIQVPLADRSRTAVNWASETVETSLEEVDLTDAYIDHHTFGMTHEHRNRTVDDRLATVASQLAAGEFEPTDRWDEIASDVCPNCEYSVCCQEYIAQEVRFDG
- a CDS encoding CBS domain-containing protein, with product MDDIFVARVMSSDVHTVTPETLVEDAGKLMLEEDIGSVMIVDEDNRLKGILTTTDFVQIVAERKPKDRTPVSAYMTRDVITVTAQDDIRDAADVMVEHGFHHTPVVDEDEGVIGMLTTSDLASYLSRVETPSPA
- the uvrA gene encoding excinuclease ABC subunit UvrA, giving the protein MSKDYIEVRGAEEHNLKDLDVTIPREELTVVTGLSGSGKSSLAFETVYAEGQRRYIESLSAYARNFLGQMDKPQVETVEGLSPAISIDQKNAANNPRSTVGTVTELHDYLRLLYARVGTPHCPDCGREVGEQSAQNMVERILELPEGTKAKLAAPVVRDQKGAFEDLFGELVSEGYARVEIDGEEHDLTLDDPELDENFDHTIDVIVDRVKVSVEDRPRIIDSVETALEEAEGVLKVILPDASEEIAADLGEESRQTGALGDETDDDDDRFVVEFSKDLACTHCGIDVPEIETRSFSFNSPHGACPECEGLGETKEVDEDLVIQDESKPLKHVFEPWSYNRSYYQTRLDAVAAHFDVSLSTPFEELDEEIQQAFLYGTSDQVLFKRQTKNGTRRKKKRFEGVIPNLERRYLETDSDSTREHIEDYMSVTECPACDGTRLKPASRAVLVDDTSITEINAMSIGDALAHFESMEADLTEREKVIAEEILKEIRARLGFMCEVGLEYLTLDREASTLSGGESQRIRLATQIGSGLVGVLYVLDEPSIGLHQRDNDRLLDTLHELRDLGNTLIVVEHDEETMRRADTVIDMGPGPGKRGGEVVVNGSVEEVKTCEESITGDYLSGRKQIPVPDERRDPEGALTIRGARQHNLDDVDVDIPLGCFTAITGVSGSGKSTLMHEVLYKGLAREMNDNTSVIPGDHDGLEGLEEIETVRLIDQSPIGRTPRSNPATYTNVFDYVRELFAETKLAKQRGYEKGRFSFNVKGGRCEECGGQGTVKIEMNFLSDVYVPCEECDGARYNDATLDVTYKGKTIADVLDMEVEEAYEFFESSSQIRRRLQLLKDVGLGYMTLGQPSTTLSGGEAQRIKLAEELGKKDSGETLYLLDEPTTGLHHEDERKLIDVLHRLTDNGNTIVVIEHELDLVKNADHVIDLGPEGGENGGEIVATGTPEDVARLEDSHTGRYLRDLLPKVDLEGPRGERVEPVTAPMDDD
- a CDS encoding PD-(D/E)XK nuclease family protein; the encoded protein is MASPPFPLEGTCKLLPEPVPSDALFDRLATEYAALADEYGPRNVLVLKRHPAGLESLTDALTGVDATTDSPRSPRVESLPEHASKVLEEYDPTLDRLEYEERIELISLVIDGASRDVPDYLERAASHESFARDVGQLLLEATRQRLRLDEFDAAPHDCLAFLYAMNDRFHAELDDRGYVERADVIPQAVDLLESDTDGLRGRIGDSIDAVLAVEFEEYRRLDRRYLAALTRETDLVCLGEHHASVERTRVEPGRIEDHVGDGLEIEHLDALAETDDGDPPHRAITRFLATGDTPASDTANQPSGRTRRIRARTAREQVKRVATEIQALRDRHDWRYDDFAIAVPRIERVPETRSQLREAGVPTATIGTPSLAEDPAVNELYAFVTLQCDLERGGDRLDRLVADDARTADDPRTVAIERLRARVDDFSPELLASCAGSSVSRSLERWLHRADLKGRIAREETWVDAREQYEGVRRVLEIARFVEETDLVGPDWQGLRRMLRRTIQYDAPYVHAVETQSPTGGVAVCAVDDLKYDSREAVFLLDLIDDNYPGEQFLTQLFPTAWLREMPSYPAVTDPAPAELTATFDTVAPDGVGDPFETYHAHRSRRRLALASRAARTRLYCCSYERGSGGLRRTYDESRYLHLLDATPGLELAAVDDEPTAAIHGETNALEALLAHPHGELERILREASTGGEADLGTTEELFEEIAVVLEEGDIDDELAEAVRSQFEFAAGEVVRND